One Oceanispirochaeta sp. genomic window carries:
- a CDS encoding TRAP transporter small permease: protein MMRAVFRVVDKIKPFYDHVDRVVLFICKMLLIIDLAITAMAVTGRYVSFVPDPAWSEEVVLTCMAYMAVLSAALAIRRNDHIRMSAFDRYLPQKLLAILDLISDVAVMILGFVRIFVGWNYARILGSRGFYVSMPSISRFLMYFPVPLAGVAMVIFEIETLYNQIKKLVLGVEAEK, encoded by the coding sequence ATGATGAGAGCGGTATTTCGAGTTGTAGATAAAATTAAACCTTTTTATGACCATGTGGATAGAGTGGTTCTTTTTATCTGCAAAATGCTGTTGATAATAGATCTTGCTATTACAGCAATGGCTGTTACCGGGAGATACGTTTCCTTTGTACCCGACCCTGCCTGGAGTGAGGAAGTGGTACTCACCTGTATGGCCTATATGGCGGTACTGTCCGCTGCGCTGGCAATCCGGCGCAATGACCACATCCGGATGTCGGCTTTTGATCGGTATCTGCCCCAGAAGCTGCTTGCCATCCTGGATTTAATTTCTGATGTTGCTGTAATGATCCTGGGATTTGTAAGGATCTTTGTGGGATGGAATTACGCGCGTATCCTCGGTTCAAGAGGCTTTTACGTCAGTATGCCCAGTATTTCCAGATTCTTGATGTACTTCCCTGTTCCCCTTGCGGGAGTGGCCATGGTAATTTTTGAAATTGAAACGCTCTATAACCAGATAAAAAAACTGGTTCTCGGGGTGGAGGCTGAGAAATGA